The Populus nigra chromosome 19, ddPopNigr1.1, whole genome shotgun sequence genome includes a window with the following:
- the LOC133679318 gene encoding proteasome subunit alpha type-3-like has translation MSSIGTGYDLSVTTFSPDGRVFQIEYAAKAVDNSGTVIGIKCKDGIVMGVEKLIASKMMLPGSNRRIHTVHRHSGMAVAGLAADGRQIVARAKSEASNYQSVYGEPIPVKELADRVASYVHLCTLYWWLRPFGCGVILGGYDRDGPQLYMVEPSGISYRYFGAAIGKGKQAAKTEIEKLKLSEMTCREGVLEVAKIIYKLHDEAKDKAFELEMSWVCDESKRQHQKVPDELLEEAKAAARIALEEMDAD, from the exons ATGAGCAGCATAGGAACAGGCTACGATCTGTCCGTCACTACTTTCTCGCCGGATGGCCGTGTTTTTCAGATCGAATACGCTGCTAAAGCCGTCGATAACAGCgg TACTGTTATTGGCATCAAGTGCAAAGATGGGATTGTTATG ggTGTGGAGAAGCTAATAGCGTCGAAGATGATGTTACCCGGTTCCAATAGGAGAATTCACACCGTTCATCGTCATTCCGGCATG GCTGTTGCTGGTTTAGCGGCTGATGGTAGGCAAATCGTTGCACGTGCCAAAAGTGAGGCATCCAATTATCAGAG TGTTTATGGTGAGCCCATTCCTGTCAAGGAGCTCGCTGATCGTGTTGCTAGTTATGTGCATTTGTGCACTCTCTATTGGTGGCTTAG GCCATTTGGTTGTGGGGTGATTCTCGGTGGTTATGACAGAGATGGACCACAATTATACATGGTTGAACCATCTGGCATCTCCTAT AGATATTTTGGCGCTGCTATAGGGAAAGGGAAGCAGGCTGCTAAAAC AGAAATTGAAAAGTTGAAGCTGTCTGAAATGACATGCCGAGAAGGGGTCCTTGAAGTAGCCAAAAT CATTTACAAGTTACATGATGAAGCAAAGGACAAGGCCTTCGAACTTGAGATGAGTTGGGTTTGTGATGAGTCAAAGAGACAGCATCAAAAG GTTCCTGATGAGCTCTTAGAGGAAGCCAAGGCTGCAGCTAGGATTGCACTTGAAGAAATGGATGCTGATTAA